Below is a genomic region from Mesorhizobium sp..
CGGCGCGGCGTCGATCAGCTGGCGGATCGTCTCCATGATTTCCAGCGTCTCGGTCTTGCCCTTGGCCTTCGACCAGACATGCACCGTGAAGAGCTGCTCGGTGCCGCTCTCGGTGCCGGTACTCCAGTCGTACATGCTGGTGCGACCGAAGCTGACATAGGGAAAGGCGGCATTGGGCGGCGTGGCGTCGAACACCTTCTGCCCTCCGAGCCTTGCCACCAGCCCGGCGTCGGCCGTCAGCAGCGAATGGATCGCTCTCTGCAGGTCAACGGCCGGCGAATTCATCGCGATCCCTCCCTTCGGTCCGCCTGCGGACACTAGCGCGCGCCGGCTTGCGCGGAGCAGGACGCGCGGCTCCGCGACCGTACTGCGCCTCCGCCCGCTCCGCCAGCCCGTGGACGCGGCCGCGCAGCGCGCGGATCAGGCCCTCGGCGGTCATCCGCAAGGTGATGTTCATCGGCCCTGCTCCTTTGTGCGGCAGATGAGATAGCGGCCCGTCTCGTCCGGATCGTGCGCGGTCAGGATTTGAAGGATCCG
It encodes:
- a CDS encoding DUF3168 domain-containing protein codes for the protein MNSPAVDLQRAIHSLLTADAGLVARLGGQKVFDATPPNAAFPYVSFGRTSMYDWSTGTESGTEQLFTVHVWSKAKGKTETLEIMETIRQLIDAAPKELDGHTLVNMTLEFAEARYDEDLSVHHGLLRFRAVTEPAG